One window of the Crassaminicella thermophila genome contains the following:
- a CDS encoding chemotaxis protein CheW: MSEKVTATDNQYVLFKLDNESYGVNILYVETIEKVMDITRVPYAHYYVEGVINLRGEVVPVINLRKRFNLPQVEINDESRIIIVSVEDMIVGLLVDSSSEVLQLDLESIDDVSNIKENMKNDYVKGIGKDGERIIILLDLKKILGNTAINDENQRI; encoded by the coding sequence ATGTCTGAAAAGGTAACTGCAACAGATAATCAATACGTATTATTTAAACTTGATAATGAGTCTTATGGAGTTAATATCCTTTATGTTGAAACAATTGAGAAAGTTATGGATATAACGAGAGTTCCTTATGCCCATTATTATGTAGAAGGAGTTATCAATTTAAGAGGGGAAGTAGTACCAGTAATTAATTTAAGAAAAAGGTTTAATTTACCACAGGTAGAAATAAATGATGAATCAAGAATCATTATTGTTTCTGTTGAAGATATGATTGTAGGATTATTAGTAGATTCATCTTCTGAAGTTTTGCAATTGGATCTTGAATCTATTGATGATGTTTCAAATATTAAAGAGAATATGAAAAATGATTATGTTAAAGGTATTGGTAAAGATGGAGAAAGGATTATTATTTTACTTGACTTAAAAAAAATTTTAGGAAATACAGCTATTAATGATGAGAACCAGAGAATTTAA
- a CDS encoding FliA/WhiG family RNA polymerase sigma factor: MSNMYLWEKYIKTGDKKIKEQLIIKYIDLVKIIAGRLYVNYGNNIEFDDLVSYGIFGLLDAIDKFDPSKNVKFETYACIRIRGSIIDQLRALDWIPRSVRQKYKKIEDAYKSIENKLGRSAKDEEVALELNISLNELSTLIAEVHSFSVISLEEKILNNANFTIIDDDINIEPQAFLDQEEIKKILLDLVNELPEKEKKIISLYYYSELTYKEISTILGVSESRISQLHTKAIIKLKSKLEKLL; encoded by the coding sequence ATGTCTAACATGTACTTATGGGAAAAATATATTAAAACAGGAGATAAAAAGATTAAAGAACAATTGATTATAAAGTATATTGATTTAGTTAAAATTATAGCTGGGCGTTTATATGTTAATTATGGAAATAATATCGAATTTGATGATTTGGTTAGCTATGGTATTTTTGGTTTATTAGATGCAATAGATAAATTCGATCCGTCAAAGAATGTAAAATTTGAAACTTATGCATGTATTAGAATTAGAGGATCAATTATTGATCAACTTAGGGCACTTGATTGGATACCTAGGTCTGTTAGACAAAAATATAAAAAAATAGAGGACGCTTATAAATCAATAGAGAATAAATTGGGAAGAAGTGCAAAAGATGAAGAAGTTGCTTTAGAATTAAACATATCACTAAATGAATTAAGTACTCTGATAGCAGAAGTACATTCTTTTTCAGTTATTTCATTAGAAGAAAAAATTTTAAATAATGCAAATTTCACTATTATAGATGATGATATAAATATTGAACCTCAAGCATTTTTAGACCAAGAAGAAATTAAGAAAATTTTACTAGATTTAGTAAATGAATTACCAGAAAAAGAAAAAAAGATTATTAGTCTTTATTATTATTCGGAGTTAACATATAAAGAAATTTCTACTATTTTAGGAGTTTCAGAATCTAGAATTTCTCAATTACATACAAAAGCAATTATAAAATTAAAAAGTAAGCTTGAAAAACTTTTATAA
- a CDS encoding chemotaxis protein CheC produces the protein MGISIEEMNNMQLDVLKEVGNIGAGNATTALAVMLNRKIDMNVPKVEILEFNEVVELLGGADVPICGVYFHVDGDLTGNIMFMLTMDSSKLLANMLLFKENKTKALDEIEQSALKEIGNILSSAYISSLTTLTGLNMKISVPSLSMDMAGAILSVPIIQYGQVGDKVLVIETEFNEGDNDIKGFFFLIPDVDSFDVLLKSLGVLE, from the coding sequence ATGGGAATTTCTATAGAAGAAATGAATAATATGCAGTTAGATGTTTTAAAAGAGGTAGGCAATATTGGTGCTGGTAATGCTACGACTGCTCTTGCAGTAATGCTCAATAGAAAAATAGATATGAATGTGCCGAAAGTTGAAATATTGGAATTTAATGAAGTCGTGGAGCTGTTAGGAGGAGCAGATGTACCTATATGTGGAGTATATTTTCATGTAGATGGAGATTTGACAGGAAATATAATGTTTATGTTAACAATGGATTCATCTAAACTGTTAGCTAATATGTTATTATTTAAGGAAAATAAGACTAAAGCTTTAGATGAAATTGAACAGTCGGCTTTGAAAGAAATAGGAAATATTCTTTCTAGTGCATATATTTCATCTTTAACAACTTTAACAGGATTAAATATGAAGATTTCTGTGCCTTCCTTGTCAATGGATATGGCTGGAGCTATATTGAGCGTACCTATTATTCAATATGGTCAAGTCGGAGATAAAGTTTTGGTGATTGAAACTGAATTTAATGAAGGAGACAATGATATAAAAGGATTCTTTTTCTTAATACCTGATGTAGATTCTTTTGATGTATTGCTAAAAAGTTTAGGAGTACTAGAATAA
- a CDS encoding endolytic transglycosylase MltG: MKKDVLIGILLGIGIGFVLSSGLNIIKPKTNKLAFSKEYIKSEAKKIGMIDPAEYFDKTDNSKIDSENNNIKSNNEIIINIHRGYTSEDVAKVLKQNNLISSEKEFLKKVYMKGLENSLRWGKYKFNLEDSEEMILNRIVKGDYIKD; the protein is encoded by the coding sequence TTGAAAAAAGATGTATTAATAGGAATCTTGCTAGGTATTGGTATAGGATTTGTATTGTCATCAGGTTTGAATATTATAAAACCAAAAACAAATAAGCTTGCATTTAGTAAAGAATATATAAAATCAGAAGCAAAAAAAATAGGTATGATTGATCCTGCTGAATATTTTGATAAAACAGATAATAGTAAAATTGATTCTGAAAATAATAATATAAAATCTAATAATGAGATAATAATTAATATTCATAGGGGTTATACAAGTGAAGATGTGGCAAAAGTTTTAAAACAAAATAATCTAATATCATCTGAAAAAGAGTTTTTAAAAAAAGTATATATGAAAGGATTAGAGAATAGTCTTAGATGGGGAAAATATAAATTTAATTTAGAAGATTCGGAAGAAATGATTTTAAACAGAATTGTAAAAGGAGATTATATAAAGGATTAA
- the pyrH gene encoding UMP kinase, translated as MVRPKYKRVILKLSGEALAGERGFGLDEKTLDAIAAQVKEISDLGVEVSIVVGGGNFWRGRSGKGMDRTTADYMGMLATVINALALQDALESINILTRVQTAIEMRQIAEPYIRRKAVRHLEKGRVVIFAAGTGNPYFSTDTTAALRAAEIEAEVILLAKKVDGVYDSDPNVNADAKKFDELTYIDVLNRGLGVMDSTATSLCMDNKIPIVVFGLSQPENIKKVILGEKIGTLVKEV; from the coding sequence ATCGTGAGGCCTAAATATAAAAGAGTCATATTAAAATTAAGTGGGGAAGCTTTAGCTGGAGAAAGAGGTTTTGGTTTAGATGAAAAGACTCTTGATGCAATTGCAGCACAAGTTAAAGAAATTTCAGACTTAGGAGTTGAAGTTTCTATTGTAGTTGGAGGAGGAAATTTTTGGAGAGGTCGAAGTGGCAAAGGTATGGATAGAACAACAGCTGACTACATGGGAATGTTAGCAACAGTTATTAATGCATTGGCCTTGCAAGATGCTCTTGAAAGTATTAATATTTTAACTCGTGTTCAAACAGCAATTGAAATGAGACAAATAGCTGAACCTTATATAAGAAGAAAAGCTGTAAGACATTTGGAAAAAGGTAGAGTTGTTATTTTTGCTGCTGGAACAGGAAACCCATATTTTTCTACTGATACAACAGCAGCTTTACGTGCAGCTGAAATTGAAGCTGAAGTAATTCTTTTAGCAAAAAAAGTAGACGGTGTGTACGATTCAGATCCAAATGTAAATGCAGATGCTAAAAAATTTGATGAGTTGACCTATATTGATGTGTTAAATAGGGGTTTAGGAGTAATGGATTCTACAGCGACTTCATTATGCATGGATAACAAAATTCCGATAGTTGTATTTGGCTTAAGTCAGCCTGAAAATATTAAAAAAGTAATTTTAGGAGAAAAAATTGGTACATTGGTAAAGGAGGTATAA
- the rpsB gene encoding 30S ribosomal protein S2, with protein sequence MSVISMKQLLEAGVHFGHQTRRWNPKMAEYIFTERNGIYIIDLQKTVKKIEEAYAFVKEVAESNKTILFVGTKKQAQESIEQEAKRSGMYYVNQRWLGGMLTNFKTIRKRIDRLNELTRMEEEGMFDVLPKKEVIKLKHEQEKLEKFLGGIKEMDELPGAIFVVDPRKERIAVKEAQRLGIPVVGIVDTNCDPDEVDYVIPANDDAIRAVKLITAKIADAIIEGKQGEQMEE encoded by the coding sequence ATGTCAGTTATTTCAATGAAACAATTATTAGAAGCAGGGGTACACTTTGGACATCAAACTAGAAGATGGAATCCTAAAATGGCAGAGTACATTTTCACAGAAAGAAATGGGATCTATATTATAGATCTACAAAAAACAGTAAAAAAAATAGAAGAAGCTTATGCTTTTGTAAAAGAGGTTGCTGAGAGCAATAAGACAATTCTATTTGTAGGTACAAAAAAACAAGCTCAAGAATCAATTGAGCAAGAAGCAAAAAGAAGTGGAATGTACTATGTAAATCAAAGATGGCTTGGAGGTATGCTTACAAACTTTAAGACGATTAGAAAAAGAATTGATCGTCTTAACGAGTTAACGAGAATGGAAGAAGAAGGTATGTTTGATGTTCTTCCTAAGAAAGAAGTAATCAAGCTTAAGCATGAGCAAGAAAAACTTGAAAAATTCTTAGGTGGAATTAAAGAAATGGATGAGCTTCCAGGAGCAATCTTTGTAGTAGATCCAAGAAAAGAAAGAATCGCAGTTAAAGAAGCACAAAGATTAGGAATACCTGTAGTAGGTATTGTAGATACAAACTGTGATCCAGATGAAGTAGATTATGTAATCCCTGCTAATGATGATGCTATCAGGGCGGTTAAATTAATTACTGCTAAAATAGCGGATGCGATTATCGAAGGTAAACAAGGCGAACAAATGGAAGAATAA
- a CDS encoding DUF6115 domain-containing protein gives MINYILFFIGIIIVLVAILLLKKNKASQSYIDLQIAKDKEAKLLDSIDLAEKVIEELKIISESTVDCLDRKTNDIYKVLQTVDRRIEEYLSIIRDIEEKKQKNNVFYEVHKDEYLEIENNKNDENIKKIFCLLDKGYSPAQIAKKLDKGIGEIQLICNLKKR, from the coding sequence ATGATAAATTATATTCTTTTTTTTATAGGAATTATTATTGTGTTAGTAGCTATTTTATTATTGAAAAAAAATAAAGCTTCTCAATCTTATATTGATTTGCAAATAGCTAAAGATAAAGAAGCTAAATTGTTAGATAGTATTGATTTGGCTGAAAAAGTAATAGAAGAATTGAAAATTATAAGTGAAAGTACAGTTGATTGTTTAGACAGAAAAACTAATGATATTTACAAGGTACTTCAAACTGTTGATCGAAGAATTGAGGAATATTTATCAATAATAAGAGATATAGAAGAAAAAAAACAAAAAAACAATGTATTTTATGAAGTACATAAGGATGAATATCTAGAAATAGAAAACAACAAGAATGATGAAAATATAAAAAAGATTTTCTGTTTATTGGATAAAGGATATTCACCTGCTCAAATCGCTAAGAAGCTTGATAAAGGAATTGGAGAGATACAATTAATATGCAACCTTAAAAAGAGGTGA
- a CDS encoding chemotaxis protein CheD, whose product MSQIIKVGMADLNVTKGEGVLTTLGLGSCVGVTLYDPITKVAGLAHIMLPSSKAIRNNTNPAKFADTAIVLLLEEVLKVGAIKGRLVSKLAGGAQMFAFANKNDIMKIGERNTIAAKKILKELKIPIIAEDTGGNFGRTIELYANSGMIIVKTIGRGTKQI is encoded by the coding sequence ATGTCACAAATTATTAAAGTAGGCATGGCAGATTTAAACGTTACAAAGGGTGAAGGTGTTTTAACTACATTAGGTTTAGGTTCATGTGTAGGGGTTACTTTGTATGACCCCATTACAAAAGTAGCTGGTCTTGCACATATTATGCTACCTTCAAGCAAAGCAATAAGAAACAATACAAATCCAGCTAAATTTGCAGATACAGCTATTGTCTTATTGTTAGAAGAAGTTTTAAAGGTTGGGGCTATTAAAGGTAGATTGGTAAGTAAATTGGCAGGGGGAGCACAAATGTTTGCTTTTGCAAATAAAAATGATATCATGAAAATTGGTGAAAGAAATACAATTGCTGCAAAAAAGATATTAAAAGAATTAAAGATACCAATAATAGCAGAAGATACTGGTGGTAACTTTGGTAGAACAATAGAACTTTATGCAAATTCAGGTATGATCATTGTAAAAACAATAGGTAGAGGTACGAAACAAATATGA
- the tsf gene encoding translation elongation factor Ts: protein MTITAAMVKELREKTSAGMMDCKKALTEANGDMEKAVEVLREKGLAKAAKKAGRIAAEGLVESYIHGGRIGVLVEVNSETDFVAKNDEFKQFVKDVAMQIAASNPQYIRREDVPKEIIEKEKEILRQQALNEGKPEKIVDKMVEGRIEKFYKEVCLLEQQFIKNPDITIQELLNEKIAKIGENISIRRYARFEVGEGLEKKEENFAEEVAKQINK from the coding sequence ATGACTATTACAGCAGCAATGGTGAAAGAACTAAGAGAAAAAACTAGTGCTGGAATGATGGACTGTAAAAAAGCTTTAACAGAGGCAAATGGAGATATGGAAAAAGCAGTTGAAGTTTTGAGAGAAAAAGGATTAGCAAAAGCTGCTAAGAAAGCAGGAAGAATTGCAGCAGAGGGTCTTGTAGAATCTTATATACACGGAGGAAGAATAGGTGTATTAGTCGAAGTTAATAGTGAGACTGATTTTGTTGCAAAAAATGATGAATTCAAACAATTTGTTAAAGATGTAGCTATGCAAATTGCAGCTTCAAATCCACAGTACATAAGAAGAGAAGATGTTCCAAAAGAAATTATTGAAAAAGAAAAAGAAATTTTAAGACAGCAAGCTTTAAATGAAGGAAAGCCTGAAAAAATAGTAGATAAGATGGTAGAAGGAAGAATTGAAAAGTTCTATAAAGAAGTATGTTTATTAGAACAACAATTCATCAAAAATCCAGATATTACAATCCAAGAGTTACTAAATGAAAAAATTGCTAAAATTGGAGAAAATATTTCTATAAGAAGATATGCAAGATTTGAAGTAGGCGAAGGTTTAGAGAAAAAAGAAGAAAACTTTGCAGAAGAAGTGGCTAAACAAATTAATAAATAG